A window of Rhododendron vialii isolate Sample 1 chromosome 13a, ASM3025357v1 contains these coding sequences:
- the LOC131314343 gene encoding josephin-like protein, whose protein sequence is MFSSLGHTLLFNPPSTPVSASPPKFPSLSLSLSLWAQVTYPMSARSSGRASFKPDANEKTRTSHKQDAKKVSGENKGFTTSCRFRMPRRSELSPLRFLRCIGDKVATALRFVSFGRRRRSSPNASSSLGRSNPSIAPLDAYRAEAISDCIEFINKSCSFQRTNSVPAKAC, encoded by the coding sequence ATGTTTTCATCCTTAGGCCACACTCTCCTATTTAATCCACCTTCAACTCCAGTTTCTGCATCCCCTCCCAaatttccatctctctctctctctctctctctctgggcaCAGGTTACGTATCCAATGTCGGCAAGGAGCAGCGGACGAGCGAGTTTCAAACCAGATGCCAATGAGAAGACAAGGACCTCTCACAAACAGGATGCTAAGAAAGTTTCGGGCGAAAACAAGGGATTTACAACTAGTTGCAGATTCAGGATGCCCAGAAGATCAGAATTGTCACCACTGAGGTTCCTTAGGTGTATTGGAGATAAGGTGGCTACGGCTCTGCGTTTCGTGTCCtttgggaggaggaggaggtcgTCTCCaaatgcttcttcttctttggggCGGTCGAATCCGTCAATAGCTCCGCTCGATGCTTATAGAGCTGAAGCCATCAGTGACTGCATCGAGTTCATCAATAAATCTTGTTCATTCCAGAGAACCAATTCTGTTCCTGCAAAGGCTTGTTAA
- the LOC131314342 gene encoding josephin-like protein translates to MEEKEVVVKKKKRQEQVYHERQRLQFCLLHSLNNLFQERGAFTRSHLNAIAEKLAVDDPTKGTWTPLSVIFQPHHNTFTGNYDINVLIAAVEEKGKRVVWHDRRSGASAIDLDQGEDKLMGIVLNVPVRRYGGLWKGRHWVALRKIEGAWYNLDSDLAAPLSFKDTEEVKEYLDVVIGGGAEVLLVMNE, encoded by the exons ATGGAGGAgaaggaggtggtggtgaagaagaagaagcgacAAGAACAAGTTTATCACGAGAGGCAGAGACTCCAATTCTGCCTCTTACATTCCCTCAACAATCTCTTTCAG GAAAGAGGTGCATTCACTCGGTCCCATTTGAATGCCATTGCTGAAAAACTCGCTGTAGATGATCCAACGAAGGGAACCTGGACGCCACTTTCTGTAATCTTCCAGCCTCATCACAACACATTTACTGGGAACTATGATATAAATGTTTTAATTGCTGCAGTGGAGGAAAAAGGCAAAAGGGTAGTCTGGCATGACCGCCGTAGTGGAGCTTCTGCAATTGATCTCGATCAAGGAGAAGACAAATTAATGGGTATTGTGCTAAACGTCCCAGTTAGAAGGTATGGTGGACTTTGGAAAGGAAGACATTGGGTTGCATTGAGAAAGATAGAAGGGGCTTGGTATAATTTGGATAGTGATTTAGCTGCTCCACTCTCTTTTAAAGATACAGAGGAAGTAAAGGAATACTTGGATGTTGTCATCGGTGGTGGTGCAGAAGTTTTGCTTGTCATGAATGAGTGA
- the LOC131314344 gene encoding phosphomethylpyrimidine synthase, chloroplastic isoform X2, producing the protein MASVKTTLTTIVCKNGSHSNLSKFPNTSFLHGFDARGNVASMQKKETYPTTVLVPKATLTFDAPATNAEKSRQRKHTVDPSAPDFLPLPSFEQCFPNSSKEYREVTHGPSGHVLKVPFRRVHLSGDEPHFDTYDTSGPQDISPRTGLPKLRQEWINRREKLGGPRYTQMFYAKNGIITEEMVFCAAREKLDPEFVRSEVARGRAIIPSNKKHLELEPMIVGRNFLVKVNANIGNSAVVSSIEEEVHKLQWATMWGADTIMDLSTGRHIHETREWILRNSAVPVGTVPIYQALEKVNGIAEDLNWEVFRETLIEQAEQGVDYFTIHAGVLLRYIPLTAKRMTGIVSRGGSIHAKWCLAYHKENFAYEHWDDILDICNQYDISLSIGDGLRPGSIYDANDTAQFAELLTQGELTRRAWEKDVQVMNEGPGHIPMHKIPENMQKQLEWCNEAPFYTLGPLTTDIAPGYDHITSAIGAANIGALGTALLCYVTPKEHLGLPNRDDVKAGVIAYKIAAHAADLAKCHPHAQSWDDTLSKARFEFRWMDQFALSLDPMTAMSFHDETLPADGAKVAHFCSMCGPKFCSMKITEDVRKYAEEHGYGSAEEAVQQGMHAMSAEFLAAKKTVSGEQHGEVGGEIYLPESYINSMKN; encoded by the exons ATGGCATCTGTGAAAACTACTTTGACGACAATTGTGTGCAAGAATGGCAGCCATTCGAATCTCTCAAAGTTTCCAAACACTTCATTCTTGCATGGGTTTGATGCGAGGGGGAATGTTGCAAGTATGCAGAAGAAGGAAACATATCCCACTACCGTCCTGGTCCCCAAAGCCACATTAACGTTTGATGCCCCAGCAACCAATGCGGAGAAGTCTAGACAGAGGAAGCACACAGTTGATCCTTCTGCCCCTGATTTTCTCCCGCTTCCTTCTTTCGAACAATGCTTCCCAAATAGCTCAAAAGAGTACAG AGAAGTTACTCATGGACCATCTGGTCATGTGCTCAAAGTTCCATTTCGGCGGGTCCACCTATCTGGGGATGAACCCCATTTTGACACTTATGACACCAGTGGCCCCCAAGACATAAGTCCTCGCACCG GACTTCCCAAATTGCGCCAAGAGTGGATTAACAGGCGGGAGAAGCTAGGTGGACCAAGATACACCCAGATGTTCTATGCTAAAAATGGAATTATAACAGAGGAAATGGTATTTTGCGCTGCTCGTGAGAAGCTTGACCCAGAGTTTGTGAGATCAGAGGTAGCCCGTGGTCGTGCAATCATCCCTTCCAACAAGAAGCACTTAGAGTTGGAGCCAATGATTGTTGGAAGAAATTTCCTGGTGAAAGTCAATGCAAACATCGGGAATTCTGCTGTGGTGAGTTCCATAGAGGAAGAAGTTCACAAACTTCAATGGGCAACGATGTGGGGTGCTGATACTATTATGGATCTCTCTACCGGTCGCCATATCCATGAAACTCGTGAGTGGATACTCCGCAACTCAGCTGTGCCAGTGGGAACTGTGCCCATCTATCAAGCACTTGAAAAAGTTAATGGCATCGCAGAAGATCTAAACTGGGAAGTTTTCAGAGAGACCTTGATTGAACAAGCTGAACAAGGTGTGGATTACTTCACAATACATGCTGGAGTCCTGCTTCGATACATTCCTTTGACAGCTAAGCGAATGACTGGAATCGTTTCCCGTGGAGGGTCCATTCATGCAAAGTGGTGCTTAGCTTATCACAAGGAGAACTTTGCTTATGAACACTGGGATGACATACTCGACATATGTAATCAATATGATATATCGCTTTCGATAGGTGATGGGCTGAGACCTGGGTCAATTTATGATGCCAATGATACTGCTCAGTTTGCGGAGCTCTTGACTCAAGGAGAACTGACGCGTAGAGCCTGGGAAAAGGATGTACAG GTTATGAATGAAGGCCCTGGACATATACCCATGCACAAGATCCCTGAAAACATGCAAAAACAGCTGGAGTGGTGTAATGAAGCACCCTTCTACACTCTTGGACCATTGACAACCGACATTGCCCCTGGGTACGATCATATCACCTCAGCCATTGGGGCTGCCAATATTGGTGCTCTTGGCACTGCACTACTCTGTTATGTGACACCAAAAGAGCACCTTGGCTTACCTAATCGGGACGATGTCAAAGCTGGAGTTATAGCATATAAGATAGCTGCTCACGCGGCTGATTTGGCAAAATGTCATCCGCACGCTCAATCGTGGGACGACACACTAAGCAAGGCAAGGTTTGAGTTTCGGTGGATGGACCAATTTGCATTGTCATTGGACCCCATGACTGCCATGTCATTCCATGACGAGACCCTGCCGGCGGATGGTGCAAAAGTGGCGCATTTCTGCTCCATGTGTGGGCCCAAGTTCTGTTCCATGAAGATAACTGAGGATGTGAGGAAGTATGCTGAGGAGCATGGTTATGGGAGCGCTGAGGAAGCTGTGCAGCAAGGAATGCATGCTATGAGTGCCGAGTTTCTGGCTGCTAAGAAAACAGTGAGTGGGGAGCAACATGGTGAGGTTGGTGGAGAAATCTACTTGCCAGAAAGCTACATAAACTCTATGAAGAATTAG